CACGGGGAGACCGGAGCGGCCGAGGCGGCGGTAGGACATGTCCATGGTGGGATCCTCACGGGTCGGGGTCTGTGGGTGGTCGTGATCGTGGTCGTGATCGGACATGCTAGGCGGCACACCGGGGGAATCAAGGGCGGCGGCTTCCGTTCGGTCGCGCGAGCGGGTAGGCTGGATCCCGAACGGACTCCCGCGAAAGGCCCGCCCCGTGATCGCTCACCTGCTCTCGCGCGCTCGCCGTGTCGTCGTCGGTGTCGCCCTGTCGGTGGTGCTGCTGCCGTCGGCCGGCCAAGCCGACCTCACGATCGTCTCCGGCGACTGCGGCGAACTCGACACCGAGCTCCTCGATGCGTCCCCCCACCTCTTCACGACCACCGTCGAGGTCTTCGAGTGCGACTTCGTCGAGGCGGGCATGACCGAGGGCGGGCTCGAAATCTTCACCGACGGCAACGCGGGCGGCAGCTCGATCTACTCCGAGATCCTCGCCCACGATCTCGCCGCGGCCTGCGACGGCGCGACCCTGCTGAAGACCGAGACCGAGATCCTCTACGACGATCCCAACGGCAAGAAGACCGATCTACTGGTCGAGATCGACGGGACGAGGATCGGGGTGAGCGTGACGCGGGCCATCACCTTCCCGCCCGGAACGCCGCTCACCCTGGCGCGCGCCGAGGAGGTCCTCTTCGACAAGCTCGACGACGTCCGCGCGAGCAGCGCCAACGTCAGCGCCACCGACGCCTGGCAGAAGCAGATCCTGGTGGTGGAGGTCCCCGTCGGGAGCGATCGCGATCAGGTGGTGGCCGCCTACGGCAACGCGGATCCCGCGCGGCGGGCCGACACGATCGTGTGGGCCGTCGACACCGACGGCAGCGACGAGTTCCTGTACTTCGGCGACGCGCCCACCTGCGAGTCCACCGCGGCGCCCGCGGCACCCGCTCCCCTCGTGGTGCGTGCCTTCCCGAATCCCTTCAACCCGACGACGACCTTCGCCTTCGAGCTCGAGCGGCCCGCGTCGGTGTCCCTGCGCATCCTCGACGCACGGGGACGGGTGGTCCGCACGCTCGCGGCCGGCCGGGCCCTCGCCGCCGGCGATCATCGGCTCCGCTGGCGCGGCCGCGACGACCACGGAGTCGCCGTGGGCAGCGGCGTCTATCTCCTGCGGCTGACGGCCGGCGACCGCAGCGGATGGCGCCGCGTGGTGCTCGTGGAGTGACGGCGCTCAGGACTGCGCTTCGCGTGCCTTGCGGGCGTCGACGAAGCTCTTGATCGCACCGACGAGGAAGATCACCGACAGCAGCGCCATGATCGCCTGGGAGACGGCGGCCTCGGGGCGCTCGACCTCGCCGCCCTGCGCCACGGAGATCGCTCCGGGAATCCCGCGGGCGCTCCCGATCAGGGCGAGCAGTGCCAGAACCGCCGCGGCGTGACCGGCGTGCTTGATCTTCGACTCGTCGCGCATCACCAACCCGAGCACGACGAAGACCACGCCGAAGAAGGCCGGGA
This genomic interval from Candidatus Krumholzibacteriia bacterium contains the following:
- a CDS encoding FlgD immunoglobulin-like domain containing protein — protein: MIAHLLSRARRVVVGVALSVVLLPSAGQADLTIVSGDCGELDTELLDASPHLFTTTVEVFECDFVEAGMTEGGLEIFTDGNAGGSSIYSEILAHDLAAACDGATLLKTETEILYDDPNGKKTDLLVEIDGTRIGVSVTRAITFPPGTPLTLARAEEVLFDKLDDVRASSANVSATDAWQKQILVVEVPVGSDRDQVVAAYGNADPARRADTIVWAVDTDGSDEFLYFGDAPTCESTAAPAAPAPLVVRAFPNPFNPTTTFAFELERPASVSLRILDARGRVVRTLAAGRALAAGDHRLRWRGRDDHGVAVGSGVYLLRLTAGDRSGWRRVVLVE